The Triticum dicoccoides isolate Atlit2015 ecotype Zavitan chromosome 6A, WEW_v2.0, whole genome shotgun sequence genome has a window encoding:
- the LOC119317348 gene encoding scarecrow-like protein 6, with amino-acid sequence MRAALFGAERSGGVGLAGGKDLCYWPPGKLLVEPRSVLDCSRRLSSPPNSASTLSSSLGGGAADSTGVAAVSESSAGDAEATKWADHAAGGGGGGCELPPIPGALDGGEGWDAMLGSAAAAAAAGQDQTFLNWIMGAAGDLELPVPPLPMHQQPLVDNAGGFGFSAVDPLGFSLDHHLGGASSDLSSSGAMSHTTTGGGGGGGSKASSAFGLFSPEAASLQPPPPPILFHEGIDTKPPLLGPQSHGLFNQYQQQHQPPPPAAAFFMPLASFSDHNQRSQLHQPPPKRHHSVPDDLYLTRNHLGTSAAAAFPLLHGSLPFQLQPSPPPLRGAMKTTAAEAAQQQLLDELAAAAKAAEAGNSTGAREILARLNHQLPPLGKPFLRSASYLREALLLALADGHHGASRITSPLDVALKLAAYKSFSDLSPMLQFANFTATQALLDEIACSAASCIHVIDFDLGVGGQWASFLQELAHRRGTGGVALPLLKLTAFVSDASHHPLELHLTQDNLTQFAADLGIPFEFNAVSLDAFSPAELISSTGDEIVAVSLPVGCSARAPPLAVILRLVKQLGPKIVVAMDYGADRADLPFSQHFLHCFQSCMFLLDSLDAAGIDADSACKIEKFLIQPRVEDAVLGRRKTDKAVSWRNVFAAAGFTPVPLSNLAEAQADCLLKRVQVRGFHVEKRGVALTLYWQRGELVSVSAWRC; translated from the coding sequence ATGAGGGCGGCGCTGTTCGGGGCCGAGCGGAGCGGGGGAGTGGGCCTCGCCGGCGGGAAGGATCTGTGCTACTGGCCGCCGGGGAAGCTGCTGGTGGAGCCCCGGTCGGTGCTCGACTGCTCGCGGAGGCTCAGCAGCCCGCCCAACTCCGCGTCCACGCTGTCGTCGTccctcggcggcggcgcggctgactCCACCGGCGTGGCGGCGGTTTCCGAGAGCAGCGCCGGCGACGCcgaggccaccaaatgggccgaccACGCCgccggtggaggtggtggtgggtgtgagCTGCCGCCCATTCCTGGGGCGCTGGATGGAGGGGAGGGCTGGGACGCCATGCTCGGCAGcgccgcggcggccgcggcggccgggCAGGACCAGACCTTCTTGAACTGGATCATGGGGGCCGCCGGCGACCTGGAGCTGCCCGTCCCGCCGCTTCCAATGCATCAGCAGCCGCTCGTCGACAATGCGGGCGGCTTCGGATTCTCGGCCGTCGACCCGCTCGGCTTCTCGCTCGACCACCACCTCGGCGGCGCCTCCTCCGACCTGTCGTCCTCCGGCGCCATGTCGCACACCACCACCGGcgggggtggcggtggcggcagcaaGGCCTCCTCGGCTTTCGGCCTCTTCTCACCGGAGGCCGCCTCTCTCCAGCCCCCGCCGCCTCCGATTCTGTTCCACGAAGGTATCGACACCAAGCCCCCTCTCCTCGGACCGCAGTCGCATGGCCTCTTCAACCAGTACCAGCAACAGCACcaaccgccgcctcccgccgcagcCTTCTTCATGCCCCTCGCTTCCTTCTCCGATCACAACCAGCGCTCGCAACTCCACCAGCCACCGCCCAAACGCCACCACTCCGTTCCAGACGACCTCTACCTCACCCGAAACCACCTGggcacgtcggcggcggcggcctttCCCCTGCTACATGGCTCACTCCCGTTCCAGCTCCAGCCTTCGCCGCCCCCGCTTCGCGGGGCGATGAAGACGACGGCTGCCGAGGCGGCGCAGCAGCAGCTGCTGGACGAGCTGGCTGCGGCGGCAAAGGCAGCTGAGGCCGGTAATTCCACTGGCGCGCGTGAGATATTGGCGCGGCTCAATCACCAGCTTCCCCCACTTGGGAAGCCCTTCCTCCGGTCGGCTTCCTATCTCAGGGaggccctcctcctcgcgctcgccgATGGACACCACGGCGCCTCCCGCATCACCTCACCGCTCGACGTCGCCCTCAAGCTGGCGGCCTACAAGTCCTTCTCCGACCTGTCGCCCATGCTGCAGTTCGCTAACTTCACGGCCACGCAGGCGCTTCTCGACGAAATCGCCTGCAGCGCCGCTTCCTGCATCCATGTCATTGACTTCGATCTTGGTGTAGGCGGGCAGTGGGCTTCCTTCTTGCAGGAGCTTGCTCATCGCCGTGGTACTGGCGGCGTGGCTTTGCCGTTGCTGAAGCTGACGGCCTTCGTTTCAGATGCTTCTCACCATCCACTGGAGCTTCATCTTACTCAGGATAACCTCACGCAGTTTGCTGCTGATCTTGGAATTCCCTTCGAGTTCAATGCCGTCAGTCTTGATGCCTTCAGTCCGGCTGAGCTCATTTCTTCTACTGGCGACGAAATTGTAGCTGTGAGCCTCCCAGTTGGTTGCTCTGCTCGTGCACCACCGCTGGCTGTAATCCTTCGGTTGGTGAAACAGCTTGGTCCTAAGATTGTGGTCGCCATGGACTATGGAGCTGATCGTGCTGACCTCCCGTTCTCACAGCACTTCCTGCATTGCTTTCAATCCTGCATGTTCCTCCTTGACTCGCTTGATGCTGCTGGAATTGACGCCGATTCTGCCTGTAAGATCGAGAAGTTTCTGATCCAACCAAGAGTCGAAGACGCGGTGCTTGGGCGGCGCAAGACCGACAAAGCAGTTTCATGGCGGAATGTGTTTGCTGCTGCTGGCTTCACACCTGTGCCGCTCAGCAATCTTGCCGAGGCACAGGCCGACTGCCTCTTGAAGCGGGTGCAGGTCCGAGGGTTCCACGTCGAGAAACGCGGGGTTGCGCTCACTCTCTATTGGCAGCGTGGCGAGCTTGTATCAGTATCAGCTTGGCGGTGCTGA